CGAACTGCCGATCATCGGCAAGATCGCCGTGGGCTCGATCCGCAACAAGCTTCTGGTCATCCTGCCGGTCGCCCTCCTGCTGACCGCCTTCGCCCCCTGGGCCATCACCCCCGTATTGATGTGCGGCGGCGCCTACCTCTGTTTCGAGGGCGCCGAGAAGCTGATGGAGATGTTCGGCGCGGGCGGCCATGACGACGACGGCCCGGTCACCGACGATCCCGCCGCTCTGGAAAAGGCGACCGTCTCCGGCGCGGTGCGGACCGACCTGATCCTCTCGGCCGAGATCATGACCATCGCCCTGTCCGACGTCTCCTCGGAACCCCTCCTGACCCAGGCGGGCGTCCTGATCATCGTCGGCCTGATCATGACCGTAGTCGTCTATGGCGTCGTCGGCCTGATCGTGAAGATGGACGACGTCGGCCTGCACCTGGCCCAACGCGACAGCAAGGGCGTCCGGGCCCTCGGTCGCGGCATGGTCAAGGCCATGCCTGTGGTGATGAGCGCCCTGTCGACCATCGGCACCTTCGCCATGCTCTGGGTCGGCGGCGGCATCCTGCTGCACGGCTCTCATACCCTCGGTCTCCACTGGCCTGCCGTGCCGGTCGAACACCTGTCCCACACGATCGCCTCGGCGCTCGGCCCCGTCGGCGGCCTCGCCGGATGGCTGACCACCGCAGTAATCTCCGCCGTCATCGGCGTGGTGGTCGGCGGCGTCATCGCCTTCGTCCTGCATCAGGCCATGCGGCTCAAGCCCGGCGCGAAACACTAAGGCCGCGACCTCCAGCCACGCTGGACAGCCAAAGCTATATAATAATACAAATGAGGCCATAAGGGCGAAAACGCGTAACCGGAGCGGCGTTTCGCCGGGAGGCCTCCATGCACAAGGTGTTGTCCGTCGTCGCGACCGTCGCGATCCTGCTGTCGCCGGTAGCGGCTCTGGCCCAACAGTCCGCGCCGCCTTCCGCTTCGGCGATCTATCTCGACCCGACGGCCTCGGCCGAGGCCCGGGCGACCGACCTCGTGTCCCGCATGACGCTGGCCGAGAAGGCGACCCAGATCCAGCACGGCGCACCGGCCATCCCCCGGCTGGGCGTCCCCGGCTACAACTGGTGGAGCGAGGGCCTGCACGGCGTCGCGCGCGCCGGCGAGGCCACCGTCTTCCCCCAGGCCATCGGCATGGCCGCGACCTGGGACACCGACCTGATCCATCAGGTCGCTAACGTCATCGGCGTCGAGTTCCGGGCCAAGAACCTCGAGGACAGGGCCCCCGACGGCTCAACGCGCCAGTATCGCGGCCTCACCGTCTGGTCGCCCAACGTCAACATCTTCCGCGACCCGCGCTGGGGCCGGGGTCAGGAGACCTGGGGCGAGGACCCGTTCCTGACTTCACGCTTCGGCGTCGCCTTTATCGAAGGCCTTCAGGGCGACGACCCGCTGCACCCCCAGGCCATCGCCGCGGTCAAACATTTCGCCGTCCACAGCGGCCCCGAGGCCGGACGCCACCGCGACGACATCCATCCCTCGCCGCGCGACGTGACCGAGACCTATCTGCCGGCCTTCCACGCGGCGGTCACCGAGGCCCACGCCCAGGCGCTGATGTGCGCCTATAACGCCATCGACGGCGCGCCCGCCTGCGCCAACACCGACTATCTGCAGCGCCGCCTGCGCGACGACTGGAAGTTCGACGGCCATGTCGTGTCCGACTGCGCCGCCATCGCCGACTTCTATCTGCCGACCTCGCACGCGACCGTACCGACCCCCGAAGAGGCCGTGGCCCTGGCCCTGAAGTCCGGCACCGACCTGATCTGCGACTTCATGGCCAATGGGACCTTCAAGCCCGAGAACACGGTCAAGGCCGTCGAGCAGGGGCTGCTGCCGGAAAGCGTGCTCGACGCCGCCGTGCATCGCCTGTTCGTCGCCCGCATGCGGCTGGGGACCCTGGATCCGGTCGGCACGGGCCCCTGGGCCGCGATCACCGCCACCGACTACGACACCCCGGCCCATCGCGACCTGGCGCTGCAGACGGCGCGGGAATCGCTGGTCCTGCTCAAGAACGACGGCCTGCTGCCGCTCAAGGCCGCGCCGCGCCGCAT
The genomic region above belongs to Brevundimonas goettingensis and contains:
- a CDS encoding DUF808 domain-containing protein, whose translation is MPSGLIALLDDVAGIAKLAAASVDDMGAAAGKASTKAAGVVIDDTAVTPRYVVGLSPARELPIIGKIAVGSIRNKLLVILPVALLLTAFAPWAITPVLMCGGAYLCFEGAEKLMEMFGAGGHDDDGPVTDDPAALEKATVSGAVRTDLILSAEIMTIALSDVSSEPLLTQAGVLIIVGLIMTVVVYGVVGLIVKMDDVGLHLAQRDSKGVRALGRGMVKAMPVVMSALSTIGTFAMLWVGGGILLHGSHTLGLHWPAVPVEHLSHTIASALGPVGGLAGWLTTAVISAVIGVVVGGVIAFVLHQAMRLKPGAKH